From the Cucurbita pepo subsp. pepo cultivar mu-cu-16 chromosome LG05, ASM280686v2, whole genome shotgun sequence genome, one window contains:
- the LOC111794950 gene encoding transcription factor MYB14-like → MVRGPCCEKMGLKKGPWTPEEDQILINYINLYGHGNWRALPKQAGLLRCGKSCRLRWTNYLRPDIKRGNFTQQEEETIMKLHQMLGNRWSAIAARLPGRTDNEIKNVWHTHLKKRITQNYATPQLRNYTAVNRQSYGGDIPAVAGEESAAQSYKFTTFHSMQSCGSASSPPHCSSESSSIVTAENGELSTNNLPEADDSFWMEVLANDQIAMVGSQQGFVGEIYEGQFGNLTMEQPVNETMDFC, encoded by the exons ATGGTGAGAGGTCCATGCTGTGAGAAAATGGGGCTCAAGAAAGGTCCTTGGACCCCTGAAGAAGACCAGATTCTCATCAATTATATCAACCTCTATGGCCATGGAAACTGGCGAGCCCTCCCAAAACAAGCTG GGTTATTACGGTGTGGAAAAAGTTGTAGACTTCGATGGACAAATTACCTAAGGCCAGACATTAAAAGAGGAAATTTCACTCAACAAGAGGAGGAAACCATTATGAAGCTACACCAAATGCTTGGAAAcag ATGGTCGGCAATTGCTGCAAGATTACCGGGAAGAACCGACAACGAGATTAAAAACGTGTGGCACACTCATTTGAAGAAAAGGATTACACAAAATTACGCCACTCCACAACTCAGAAATTACACCGCTGTGAACCGACAGAGCTACGGCGGGGATATCCCCGCCGTGGCTGGAGAAGAATCAGCAGCACAATCCTACAAATTTACGACCTTTCATTCCATGCAGAGCTGTGGTTCGGCTTCTTCGCCGCCCCATTGCTCCAGTGAAAGCTCCTCCATCGTCACGGCAGAGAACGGTGAGTTGTCGACAAATAATCTGCCGGAAGCCGACGACAGCTTCTGGATGGAAGTTTTGGCCAATGACCAAATCGCCATGGTAGGGAGCCAACAGGGATTTGTAGGTGAAATATATGAGGGCCAGTTTGGTAATTTGACAATGGAGCAGCCAGTTAATGAGACTATGGATTTTTG TTAG
- the LOC111794715 gene encoding 11S globulin seed storage protein 2-like has translation MATKLVLAILLCFAVSSLVSAQGPERRRRFREEAQQCRLDRLQARPPSRRIESEGGISEIWDESEEEFQCAGVAAMRSIIRPNSLTVPMFQSSPMLIYVEQGEGFMGLNFPGCAETYEAQSSQSSRRSSRRLGRRVGAGKEEDQHQKVRRVRRGDMIVVPAGTVKWCHNDGGQDLVLVSFLDLNNEDNQLDLRIRASFLAGGIPREALRQFRGSGESRGSRSSEDLVNIFFGFDQELLAEAYNIPSDLARKIQEQRSSGLIVKCEEDMSFLTPEEEEEEPSASPSSNGLEETICTARVQHNMNTQKEADVYSRESGRINILNRLKLPILKYMDMSAEKGHLFPNAQYNLHWSITDHRLVYVVEGEAEIQISDDYGNQVFKERVSKGNMFVIPQFYASLAQAGPEGFEWVTFKTSKQPMKSPVVGYTSLFRALPQQVLEQSFQITAGEAQQLKQTRSRHTFLFPPSSSSSRRRFP, from the exons ATGGCTACCAAACTGGTACTAGCGATTCTGCTGTGCTTTGCTGTATCGTCTTTGGTGAGCGCTCAGGGGCCTGAGAGGCGGCGGCGCTTCAGGGAAGAAGCTCAGCAATGCCGGCTCGACAGGCTTCAGGCAAGGCCGCCCTCGCGTCGGATCGAGTCGGAGGGAGGCATTAGCGAGATTTGGGATGAATCAGAGGAAGAGTTTCAGTGTGCTGGAGTTGCTGCCATGAGAAGCATCATAAGGCCCAACTCTCTCACTGTTCCTATGTTCCAAAGCTCCCCCATGCTTATTTACGTGGAGCAAG GGGAAGGGTTCATGGGGCTGAATTTCCCAGGGTGCGCAGAGACATACGAGGCACAATCATCCCAATCTTCAAGACGGTCTTCAAGGCGTCTGGGGCGTCGAGTTGGCGCTGGCAAAGAGGAAGACCAACACCAAAAGGTGCGCAGAGTCCGCCGTGGTGACATGATCGTCGTCCCCGCAGGTACTGTCAAATGGTGCCACAACGACGGCGGTCAAGACCTTGTCCTCGTCTCCTTCTTGGATCTCAACAACGAGGACAACCAACTGGACCTCCGCATCAGA GCATCATTCTTGGCCGGTGGAATTCCAAGAGAAGCATTAAGGCAATTTAGAGGATCAGGAGAATCAAGAGGATCAAGATCGTCAGAGGATCTAGTGAACATCTTCTTTGGGTTCGATCAGGAGCTTCTTGCAGAGGCATACAACATTCCATCAGACCTGGCCAGGAAAATCCAAGAACAAAGGAGCAGCGGATTGATCGTGAAGTGCGAGGAAGACATGTCGTTTTTGACAccggaggaggaagaggaagaaccGAGTGCATCCCCTTCTTCCAATGGGCTGGAAGAAACCATCTGCACTGCACGAGTCCAGCACAACATGAACACACAAAAGGAAGCCGATGTGTACTCAAGGGAGTCCGGTAGAATCAACATTTTGAACCGACTCAAGCTCCCCATTCTCAAATACATGGACATGAGTGCTGAGAAAGGCCATCTTTTCccg AACGCTCAATACAACCTGCACTGGTCAATCACCGACCACAGATTGGTGTACGTGGTGGAGGGAGAGGCAGAAATTCAGATATCGGATGACTACGGCAACCAAGTGTTCAAGGAGAGGGTTTCGAAAGGAAACATGTTTGTGATCCCCCAATTCTACGCCTCGCTAGCCCAGGCAGGCCCAGAAGGGTTCGAATGGGTCACTTTCAAGACCTCAAAGCAGCCCATGAAAAGCCCAGTCGTTGGCTACACCTCCCTCTTCAGAGCCCTCCCGCAACAAGTCCTGGAACAATCATTCCAAATCACAGCAGGAGAGGCCCAGCAACTGAAGCAGACCAGAAGCAGACACACTTTCCTGTTCCCTcccagcagcagcagcagccgcCGTAGGTTCCCTTAA